Proteins encoded together in one Altererythrobacter epoxidivorans window:
- a CDS encoding MAPEG family protein: MIGMAILQPVVVLAIWTMVMWVWMYATRIPAMSAAGIDGTRLVGSTGASLREKLPDEVSWKADNYNHLHEQPTVFYAIAIVLAIIGLGDGMNALLAWIYVGLRIMHSLVQATANKVMVRFILFAVSSIVLIALIFSATFAVFEI, encoded by the coding sequence ATGATCGGAATGGCCATTCTTCAACCTGTCGTCGTATTGGCAATCTGGACCATGGTGATGTGGGTCTGGATGTACGCGACGCGCATTCCCGCAATGAGCGCGGCAGGTATCGACGGCACCAGGCTGGTCGGCTCCACGGGCGCCAGCCTGCGCGAGAAACTCCCCGACGAGGTGAGCTGGAAGGCTGACAACTACAACCACCTGCACGAACAGCCGACCGTGTTCTATGCAATCGCGATCGTCCTTGCGATCATCGGCTTGGGCGACGGAATGAACGCGCTGCTGGCATGGATCTATGTCGGGCTTCGCATCATGCACTCGCTGGTGCAGGCCACCGCCAACAAGGTGATGGTGCGCTTCATCCTTTTCGCCGTGTCGAGCATCGTCCTGATCGCGCTGATCTTCAGCGCGACCTTTGCGGTCTTCGAGATCTAG
- a CDS encoding MAPEG family protein, producing MQAQMLAPAAVLVAWSLVMLFWMAGTRLPALAKSGAMKNAKPGGRGQDLDGVLPDSLQWKAHNYNHLMEQPTIFYATVVIIAMLGAQSGDVLAAWIYVGLRIVHSLWQAMVNVVPVRLLIFLISTFALVYLAYRAIALTLFADPGVLA from the coding sequence ATGCAAGCTCAAATGCTCGCACCGGCAGCGGTGCTGGTCGCCTGGTCACTGGTGATGCTGTTCTGGATGGCTGGAACCCGCCTTCCGGCACTCGCCAAATCGGGCGCGATGAAAAATGCCAAGCCCGGTGGCCGCGGCCAGGACCTCGACGGCGTCCTTCCCGACAGCCTCCAGTGGAAGGCTCACAATTACAATCATTTGATGGAACAGCCGACGATTTTCTACGCGACGGTCGTGATCATCGCGATGCTCGGCGCGCAATCGGGTGACGTGCTGGCTGCGTGGATCTACGTCGGCCTGCGCATCGTCCACTCGCTGTGGCAGGCCATGGTCAATGTCGTGCCGGTGCGCCTGCTGATCTTCCTGATCTCGACGTTCGCGCTGGTCTATCTCGCCTATCGCGCAATCGCGCTCACCCTCTTCGCAGACCCCGGAGTTCTCGCATGA
- a CDS encoding threonine ammonia-lyase: protein MSEAQRRPTREGVIEAAAKVAAILPPTPLLTAEIAGQRFWVKAEVLQPIGAFKIRGAWHRLSALSEEDRRRGVVAVSSGNHAQGIAWAAKRLGIPAVIVMPHDAPQVKLDATRALGAEIVLYQRPGEDRDAVAANVLAERGGTLVHAFGDPWVIEGQGSAGIEIAQQLGRAPSRLVACCGGGGLTAGLALACPESEIIPVEPLGWDQVGQSLAAGEIVPASPNPPKTICDALQPLATKQINLDVLLGRSEPGVVVTDDEVRAAQRFAFSKLRLVVEPGGAAALAAVIAGKVPVDDGTVVMLTGGNADPAAFAQTIAEG, encoded by the coding sequence ATGAGCGAGGCACAAAGACGACCGACCCGCGAGGGCGTGATCGAAGCTGCGGCGAAGGTTGCCGCGATCCTGCCCCCTACCCCGCTGCTGACTGCAGAGATCGCCGGCCAGCGGTTCTGGGTAAAGGCGGAGGTGCTCCAGCCGATAGGTGCCTTCAAGATCCGCGGTGCGTGGCACAGGCTCTCCGCTCTCAGCGAAGAAGATCGACGCCGCGGCGTGGTCGCCGTTTCATCGGGCAACCATGCGCAAGGCATCGCCTGGGCGGCAAAACGGCTCGGCATTCCGGCCGTAATCGTGATGCCGCACGATGCGCCGCAGGTGAAACTCGATGCAACGCGGGCACTCGGGGCCGAGATCGTCCTCTACCAGCGTCCGGGCGAAGATCGCGACGCAGTGGCAGCCAATGTGCTTGCCGAGCGCGGCGGAACGCTCGTCCATGCGTTCGGCGATCCGTGGGTGATCGAAGGCCAGGGCAGCGCGGGGATCGAAATCGCGCAGCAGCTGGGCCGGGCACCATCGCGCCTTGTTGCATGCTGCGGGGGTGGAGGACTGACTGCCGGGCTGGCCCTCGCCTGCCCTGAAAGCGAGATCATCCCGGTCGAACCGCTCGGGTGGGACCAGGTCGGGCAATCGCTGGCGGCAGGGGAAATTGTCCCTGCTTCGCCCAATCCGCCGAAGACGATCTGCGATGCGCTCCAGCCGCTCGCGACAAAGCAGATCAATCTCGACGTACTGCTCGGACGCTCCGAACCCGGCGTGGTGGTGACCGACGACGAGGTTCGCGCGGCGCAGCGCTTCGCATTCTCGAAGCTGCGTCTCGTGGTCGAACCTGGCGGCGCAGCAGCCCTTGCCGCGGTCATCGCCGGCAAGGTCCCGGTCGATGACGGGACCGTCGTGATGCTGACAGGCGGAAATGCCGATCCGGCCGCTTTTGCGCAGACGATAGCCGAAGGATGA
- a CDS encoding saccharopine dehydrogenase family protein: MSTVPSTVLVIGAGGVSSVCVHKMAMNADIFGDIHLASRTKSKCDAIAASVKERTGQEVSTYEIDAEEVPAMVNLIRKVQPSLVVNLALPYQDLPIMDACLEAGVSYLDTANYEPKDEAKFEYHWQWAYHDRFKDAGLMALLGSGFDPGVTSVFTMWLKKHKLKTIRQLDILDCNGGDHGQAFATNFNPEINIREVTAPARHWENGEFVETPAMGKKVEFDFEGVGPKNMYMMYHEELESLAKFNPELERARFWMTFGDEYIKHLTVLQNVGMTRIDPIKYKGKEIIPLQFLAAVLPKPETLGETTKGNTNIGVIATGEALDGSGEKTFYINNICSHEAAYEETGNQAVSYTTGVPAMIGSAMMVTGKWAGDGVFNMEQMDPDPFMDMLNEHGLPWQVKEMDGPVDF; the protein is encoded by the coding sequence ATGTCGACAGTCCCCTCAACCGTGCTGGTCATCGGTGCCGGTGGCGTCAGCTCGGTCTGCGTCCACAAAATGGCGATGAACGCCGACATCTTTGGCGATATCCACCTCGCCAGCCGCACCAAGTCGAAATGCGACGCGATTGCCGCGAGCGTGAAAGAGCGTACCGGCCAGGAAGTCAGCACTTACGAGATCGATGCCGAGGAAGTCCCGGCGATGGTCAATTTGATCCGCAAGGTTCAGCCGAGCCTCGTCGTCAACCTCGCGCTGCCGTACCAGGACCTGCCGATCATGGACGCCTGCCTCGAAGCGGGCGTGAGCTATCTCGATACCGCGAACTACGAGCCCAAGGACGAGGCCAAGTTCGAATACCACTGGCAGTGGGCCTATCACGACCGATTCAAGGATGCCGGCCTGATGGCGCTGCTCGGTTCGGGCTTCGATCCGGGCGTGACCAGCGTGTTCACCATGTGGCTGAAGAAGCACAAGCTGAAGACCATCCGCCAGCTCGACATTCTCGACTGCAACGGCGGCGATCACGGTCAGGCCTTTGCCACCAACTTCAACCCGGAAATCAACATCCGCGAAGTGACTGCGCCCGCGCGGCACTGGGAAAACGGCGAGTTCGTCGAAACCCCGGCGATGGGCAAGAAAGTCGAATTCGACTTCGAGGGCGTCGGCCCCAAGAACATGTACATGATGTATCACGAGGAGCTGGAGAGCCTCGCCAAGTTCAATCCCGAGCTTGAGCGCGCGCGCTTCTGGATGACCTTCGGCGATGAATACATCAAGCACCTGACCGTGCTGCAGAACGTCGGCATGACGCGGATCGACCCGATCAAGTACAAGGGCAAGGAAATCATCCCGCTGCAGTTCCTCGCAGCCGTCCTGCCCAAGCCTGAAACTCTGGGCGAGACGACCAAGGGCAACACCAATATCGGCGTCATCGCCACCGGCGAAGCGCTCGACGGGTCAGGCGAGAAAACCTTCTACATCAACAACATCTGCAGCCATGAGGCGGCTTACGAGGAAACCGGCAACCAGGCCGTATCCTACACCACCGGCGTGCCCGCGATGATCGGTTCGGCCATGATGGTCACCGGCAAGTGGGCAGGCGACGGTGTATTCAACATGGAACAGATGGACCCCGATCCCTTCATGGACATGCTCAACGAACACGGCCTGCCCTGGCAGGTGAAGGAAATGGACGGTCCAGTCGACTTCTGA
- a CDS encoding carboxynorspermidine decarboxylase: METKAGDPGAFAHFDLNRVDSPAFVVDAAKLRANCQILADVRDAADIKVLAALKAFSMWSVAPIIGEYLDGVCTSGLWEARLASEFYDGEIATYSAAFKPDELEEICRLSDHVIFNSPGQLQRAALIMEQGRATGGDFDVGLRINPQVPTGEVPRYDPSSPGSRLGFPLDQLTDEHMEGVEGIHFHNLCEQDLEPLRQTWDRVFDAIEPYFGQLKWFNMGGGHHITRADYQREELVEFLRDAKEDTGAEIYLEPGEAVALDAGILVGTILDTGFNEMPVGITDVSATCHMPDVIEAPYRPAMLGELTGEEQIPIRLGGPSCLAGDVIGDYRLPVPAEPGARFAFLDQAHYSMVKTNTFNGVPLPSIYLWDSETDGLELVREFGYEDFRNRLS, from the coding sequence ATGGAAACCAAAGCCGGCGATCCGGGCGCATTCGCCCATTTTGACCTGAACCGGGTCGATAGCCCTGCCTTCGTGGTGGACGCGGCGAAGCTGCGCGCGAACTGCCAGATCCTCGCCGACGTCCGCGATGCGGCCGACATCAAGGTGCTGGCCGCGTTGAAGGCGTTTTCCATGTGGTCGGTTGCGCCGATCATCGGCGAGTATCTCGACGGTGTTTGCACCTCCGGCCTGTGGGAAGCTCGGCTGGCCTCCGAGTTCTACGACGGCGAGATCGCTACATACTCCGCCGCCTTCAAGCCGGACGAGCTGGAAGAGATCTGCCGCCTGTCCGACCACGTGATTTTCAATTCGCCGGGCCAGCTGCAACGCGCCGCGCTGATCATGGAGCAAGGCAGGGCAACCGGGGGCGATTTCGACGTCGGCCTTCGCATCAATCCGCAGGTGCCGACAGGCGAAGTGCCGCGATATGATCCATCGTCGCCCGGCTCGCGCCTTGGCTTTCCGCTCGACCAGCTGACCGACGAGCACATGGAGGGCGTGGAGGGCATTCATTTCCACAATCTGTGCGAGCAGGACCTCGAGCCACTGCGCCAGACCTGGGACCGCGTGTTCGACGCGATCGAACCCTATTTCGGCCAGCTCAAGTGGTTCAATATGGGCGGCGGGCATCACATCACCCGCGCCGATTACCAGCGCGAGGAACTGGTCGAATTCCTGCGCGATGCGAAGGAAGACACGGGCGCCGAAATCTATCTCGAACCCGGAGAAGCCGTCGCGCTCGACGCAGGCATATTGGTCGGCACAATTCTCGACACCGGTTTCAACGAAATGCCGGTCGGTATCACCGACGTGTCCGCGACCTGCCACATGCCCGATGTGATCGAGGCGCCCTATCGCCCCGCCATGCTGGGCGAGTTGACGGGTGAAGAGCAGATTCCGATCCGGCTGGGCGGGCCGTCATGCCTCGCAGGCGATGTTATCGGCGATTATCGTTTGCCGGTGCCCGCCGAACCGGGCGCACGTTTCGCCTTCCTCGACCAGGCGCATTATTCGATGGTGAAGACCAACACCTTCAATGGGGTGCCGCTGCCTTCGATCTATCTCTGGGATAGCGAAACCGACGGTCTCGAGCTGGTGCGGGAATTCGGATACGAGGATTTCCGAAATCGGCTGAGCTGA